The Streptomyces lienomycini sequence GTCCTGCTGACGGTCCCCGACGACGCCCTGCCCGGCCTGGTGACCGGACTCGCCGAGACCGGTGCGGTGCGCCCCGGCCAACTGCTGGTGCACACCTCCGGGCGGTACGGCGCGAGGGTCCTGGACCCGGCCCTGCGCGCCGGCGCCCTGCCGCTGGCCCTGCACCCGGCGATGACCTTCACCGGCACCCCGGTGGACGTCCAGCGACTGGCCGGCTGCTCGTTCGGCGTCACCGCGCCCGAGGAGCTGCGGCTGGCCGCCGAGGCCCTGGTCATCGAGATGGGCGGCGAGCCGGAGTGGATCGCCGAGGACATGCGTCCGCTGTACCACGCGGCGCTCGCGCTGGGCTCCAACCACCTGATCACCCTGGTCGCGCAGTCCATGGAGCTGCTGCGCACGGCAGGCGTGACGGCCCCCGACCGGATGCTCGGCCCGCTCCTCGGCGCCTCCCTCGACAACGCCCTGCGCTCCGGCGACGCGGCCCTCACCGGCCCCGTCGCGCGCGGGGACGCGGGCACGGTCGCCGCGCACATCGTGGAGCTGCGCGCCCACGCCCCCCAGGCCCTCGCCGGCTACCTGGCGATGGCCCGCGCGACCGCCGA is a genomic window containing:
- a CDS encoding Rossmann-like and DUF2520 domain-containing protein — its product is MNTTPQPDPKDRPARLTVGVVGAGRVGPALAASLQLAGHRPVAVSGVSEASRRRAADLLPDVPLMTPAEVLRHAELVLLTVPDDALPGLVTGLAETGAVRPGQLLVHTSGRYGARVLDPALRAGALPLALHPAMTFTGTPVDVQRLAGCSFGVTAPEELRLAAEALVIEMGGEPEWIAEDMRPLYHAALALGSNHLITLVAQSMELLRTAGVTAPDRMLGPLLGASLDNALRSGDAALTGPVARGDAGTVAAHIVELRAHAPQALAGYLAMARATADRALDHGLLKASLAEDLLGVLADGTQRTHGAPGPERPERPERPEGPDGTDGTDGTEGDAR